From Phaeocystidibacter marisrubri, the proteins below share one genomic window:
- the rpsO gene encoding 30S ribosomal protein S15 yields MYLSSEKKAEIFAEHGTGANDTGSAEGQIALFTFRIAHLTEHLKKNRKDFNTERSLVALVGKRRKLLNYLYKNDIERYRAIIEKLGLRK; encoded by the coding sequence ATGTATTTATCTTCAGAAAAGAAGGCTGAGATCTTCGCAGAGCACGGAACAGGTGCTAATGACACAGGATCAGCAGAAGGTCAGATCGCATTGTTTACTTTCAGAATTGCTCACCTTACTGAGCACTTGAAGAAAAACAGAAAAGATTTTAACACCGAGCGTTCATTGGTAGCATTGGTGGGTAAGCGTCGTAAATTGCTTAACTACCTTTACAAAAATGATATCGAGCGTTACCGCGCAATCATCGAAAAGCTTGGTCTACGTAAATAA
- the accD gene encoding acetyl-CoA carboxylase, carboxyltransferase subunit beta: protein MGWFKRDKEGITTSTEDKKETPEGLWHKCPKCKVIVSVEEHQQHLWVCGNCGYHDKIDAAEYFSFLFDNGKWTELDANMTSVDPLEFSDTKKYVDRLEQGKKKSGLKDAVTTGYGEMDGIPVTIAAMNFRFIGGSMGSVVGEKIARAIDHALKNNQAFIMISKSGGARMMEAAFSLMQMAKTSAKLTLLDKAGLPYISLLTDPTTGGVTASFAMLGDINIAEPGALIGFAGPRVVKETIGKDLPEGFQTSEFLLEHGFLDFVTERKKLKHKMSQFLRMSQKS from the coding sequence ATGGGTTGGTTTAAAAGAGATAAAGAGGGAATTACCACAAGCACGGAAGACAAGAAGGAAACCCCGGAAGGTCTATGGCATAAGTGTCCAAAGTGTAAGGTAATTGTCTCGGTAGAAGAGCATCAGCAGCATCTTTGGGTATGTGGAAACTGTGGTTACCACGACAAAATTGACGCAGCTGAATACTTTAGCTTCTTGTTTGACAATGGAAAATGGACTGAACTCGATGCCAACATGACATCGGTGGATCCATTAGAATTTAGCGATACCAAGAAGTACGTTGACAGACTTGAACAAGGCAAGAAGAAATCTGGATTGAAAGATGCGGTAACCACGGGTTACGGCGAAATGGACGGCATTCCAGTAACGATTGCAGCCATGAACTTCCGCTTCATCGGAGGCTCGATGGGATCTGTAGTAGGTGAAAAGATTGCTCGCGCTATAGATCACGCATTGAAGAACAATCAAGCATTCATCATGATTAGCAAGTCCGGAGGGGCTCGTATGATGGAAGCTGCATTCTCTTTGATGCAGATGGCCAAGACTTCTGCTAAACTCACCTTACTCGACAAAGCGGGATTGCCCTACATTTCATTGCTAACCGATCCAACCACGGGTGGAGTTACGGCTAGTTTTGCCATGTTGGGAGACATCAATATCGCTGAGCCAGGTGCCTTGATTGGTTTTGCGGGACCACGTGTTGTAAAAGAAACCATCGGTAAAGACCTTCCAGAGGGATTCCAAACCTCTGAATTCTTGCTTGAACATGGTTTCTTAGACTTCGTAACCGAACGCAAAAAACTCAAGCACAAAATGAGTCAGTTCTTGAGAATGTCACAAAAATCATAA
- a CDS encoding class I fructose-bisphosphate aldolase, whose amino-acid sequence MSYAKIQELLGKDASYLLEHESKTISKDQIHLPGGDFVDRMFRDTNRSIPVLRSLETLYGNGRLANSGYLSILPVDQGIEHSAGASFAPNPIYFDPENIVKLAIEAECNAVASTFGVLASVSRKYAHKIPFVVKINHNEFLSHPAQYDQTMYGSVEDAWNMGAVAVGATVYFGAEESRRQLLEVAEAFERAHELGMATILWCYTRNPGFKKDGVDYHTAADLTAQANHLGVTIQADIIKQKLPTNNGGYTNINFGKTHPKVYSELSSDHPIDLTRYQVANCYMGRIGLINSGGASAGDSDLAEAVSTAVINKRAGGQGLILGRKAFQRPMKEGVELLNTVQDVYLSDEITIA is encoded by the coding sequence ATGTCATACGCTAAAATCCAGGAGCTTCTGGGTAAAGACGCCAGCTATTTGTTGGAGCACGAGAGTAAGACTATTTCGAAAGATCAAATTCACCTTCCTGGAGGAGACTTTGTAGATCGCATGTTTAGAGACACCAACCGCAGTATTCCTGTATTGAGAAGTCTTGAAACACTCTACGGAAACGGCCGCCTAGCAAACTCAGGTTACTTGAGCATCCTTCCTGTTGACCAAGGCATTGAACACAGTGCGGGTGCATCTTTCGCTCCAAACCCAATCTATTTCGATCCTGAAAACATCGTTAAGTTGGCGATTGAGGCGGAATGTAACGCAGTAGCTTCCACCTTTGGTGTATTGGCTTCTGTTTCTAGAAAATACGCACACAAGATTCCATTCGTAGTTAAGATCAACCACAACGAGTTCCTTTCACATCCTGCTCAGTACGATCAAACAATGTATGGCAGCGTTGAAGACGCTTGGAACATGGGAGCTGTTGCTGTGGGTGCAACCGTATATTTCGGTGCAGAAGAATCTCGTCGTCAACTTTTAGAAGTTGCTGAGGCATTTGAGCGCGCTCACGAGTTGGGTATGGCTACCATCCTTTGGTGCTACACACGTAACCCGGGCTTCAAGAAAGATGGAGTAGATTACCATACTGCAGCTGACTTGACTGCCCAGGCGAATCACTTGGGTGTAACGATTCAAGCCGATATCATCAAACAAAAACTTCCTACCAACAACGGAGGATATACCAATATCAATTTCGGAAAAACTCACCCTAAGGTGTATTCTGAATTGAGCAGCGATCACCCAATTGACTTGACGCGTTACCAAGTGGCTAACTGTTACATGGGACGTATTGGCTTGATTAACTCAGGTGGTGCATCAGCGGGTGACAGTGATTTGGCAGAAGCCGTTTCTACTGCTGTAATCAACAAAAGAGCCGGTGGTCAAGGATTGATCCTTGGTCGTAAAGCATTCCAACGTCCAATGAAAGAAGGTGTTGAGCTTCTCAACACGGTACAGGACGTTTACTTGAGCGACGAAATCACTATCGCATAA
- the tamL gene encoding translocation and assembly module lipoprotein TamL, with protein sequence MIKTLLRYFGLLVLFLSLGACNLGKWMPEGEYRLDKNTIEVDGKDAPDNVYNIIKQKPAPTGENWIYTWGNPNKEKGFSRWVSDRGTPPTVLNLSLVQRTQTQLGYYYFSKGYFYNVVSYEIVRDSSDRDAEVIYNVHLGPQYHISDFEYVIPSEAIVGLTMRDTVNRIISPGDPYDEGKLEEERARIATYFRNNGFYGFSKDWISYTADTTMGNQQVKVIVEIMDRPIRTEDSTYTVPHQLYTIGEVYIDYDFNYLQPKATYNDTIIYKGYDFLIREEETYHPHLITRAIHFKNGDTYNATSVKNSYTHLSSLGVFGASEIEFNLRTDTNVIDAYVRLTPLPKRSFTAQMEGTNTSGNYGIAGNITLLNRNLFGAGEIFDLSLKGGIQAQVNYSQAEDNNLFNTYELGAETGITFSRFLIPLRFQERFPKRMRPTTRINTSYSQQTRIEFQRRIWKVGMSYQWKESDEKTWQWAVLDFNYVNLLDADDQYINSLFFKTGFQDNLILAQRITYTYAPFDRPNAISRHFLRGSFEGSGNALWVADRLTGFTKDPETGQGMLMDVPYAQYIRADLDYRHYLRTGLNSLFVTRAFAGVTYNYGNSPFLPPFEKNYLAGGSQDIRGWIAYRLGPGGLPNVVYDTANYAAVAPVKLMINLEQRFKLIGNLNGACFVDIGNVWLFNRDYRSSDIPGIPDDVIETMKFNYKTFIRQSAVGTGLGLRYDFGFFQLRLDGGIKVWDPTEPEGRQYVLDGLQWRTVTFNFALGYPF encoded by the coding sequence ATGATAAAAACTCTGCTTCGATACTTTGGACTGTTGGTCCTGTTTCTCTCGCTTGGTGCGTGCAATTTAGGCAAATGGATGCCTGAAGGCGAATACCGGCTAGATAAAAACACCATCGAAGTAGACGGAAAGGATGCTCCAGACAACGTTTATAACATCATCAAGCAGAAGCCTGCTCCTACTGGAGAAAACTGGATTTACACTTGGGGAAACCCCAATAAGGAAAAGGGCTTTAGCCGATGGGTATCCGATCGAGGTACTCCACCTACCGTCCTGAACTTGTCGCTTGTACAGCGTACCCAAACACAGCTTGGATACTACTATTTTAGCAAGGGATATTTCTACAACGTGGTTTCCTATGAGATCGTCCGCGACTCTTCCGACCGAGATGCTGAAGTGATCTACAACGTTCATCTTGGCCCTCAGTACCACATCTCTGATTTCGAGTATGTGATTCCCAGCGAAGCCATTGTAGGACTCACCATGCGAGATACTGTCAATCGCATCATTTCTCCTGGCGATCCTTACGACGAGGGAAAACTTGAAGAAGAGCGAGCGAGAATTGCCACATATTTTCGAAACAACGGCTTCTACGGATTCAGCAAAGATTGGATTAGCTACACCGCCGACACGACCATGGGCAATCAACAAGTGAAGGTGATCGTGGAAATCATGGATAGGCCCATCCGAACAGAAGATAGCACCTACACTGTTCCTCATCAGCTGTATACAATCGGAGAAGTCTACATCGATTACGATTTTAACTACCTCCAGCCTAAGGCAACGTATAACGACACCATTATTTACAAAGGCTACGATTTCCTCATCCGAGAAGAGGAGACCTATCACCCTCATTTGATTACCCGAGCCATACACTTCAAGAATGGTGATACCTACAACGCTACTTCGGTGAAAAACAGTTACACGCACTTGAGTTCCTTGGGTGTCTTTGGAGCCTCTGAAATTGAATTCAACCTTCGCACGGACACCAACGTAATTGATGCATACGTCCGACTAACACCCCTTCCAAAACGTTCCTTTACTGCCCAGATGGAAGGAACCAACACCTCAGGAAACTATGGCATTGCGGGAAATATCACACTCCTCAACCGAAACCTGTTTGGAGCGGGAGAAATATTTGATTTGAGTCTCAAAGGAGGTATTCAAGCTCAGGTGAATTACAGTCAGGCTGAAGACAACAACCTCTTCAACACCTACGAACTGGGTGCAGAGACAGGGATTACTTTTTCAAGATTTCTCATTCCACTTCGGTTCCAAGAGAGATTCCCGAAGCGGATGCGTCCCACCACACGCATCAACACCTCCTATAGTCAACAAACCCGTATTGAATTTCAACGCCGAATTTGGAAAGTCGGCATGAGCTACCAATGGAAAGAGAGCGATGAAAAGACTTGGCAGTGGGCGGTTTTGGACTTCAACTATGTGAACCTACTCGACGCCGACGATCAGTACATCAACTCCCTATTCTTTAAAACGGGATTTCAAGACAACTTGATTTTGGCCCAGCGAATCACCTACACCTACGCTCCATTTGATCGTCCCAATGCTATTAGCCGACACTTTTTACGAGGTTCCTTTGAAGGTTCGGGTAATGCGCTCTGGGTTGCGGATCGCCTCACTGGTTTTACCAAAGATCCTGAAACCGGCCAGGGTATGCTCATGGACGTTCCCTACGCACAGTACATTCGCGCTGATTTGGATTATCGTCACTACTTGCGCACGGGGCTCAACTCCCTATTTGTAACCCGTGCCTTTGCTGGGGTGACCTACAACTACGGAAACTCTCCATTCCTTCCACCTTTCGAGAAAAACTATCTGGCGGGTGGTTCACAAGATATCCGTGGGTGGATCGCCTATCGATTAGGTCCGGGAGGGCTACCCAATGTTGTTTACGACACGGCCAATTATGCCGCCGTAGCTCCCGTAAAACTGATGATTAACCTCGAGCAGCGGTTCAAACTTATCGGTAACCTAAACGGTGCATGCTTCGTGGACATCGGTAATGTATGGTTGTTCAACCGTGATTACAGAAGCAGCGATATCCCAGGTATTCCCGACGATGTGATTGAAACCATGAAATTCAATTACAAGACCTTTATTCGTCAGAGTGCGGTGGGTACGGGGCTAGGTTTGCGCTATGACTTCGGCTTCTTCCAACTGCGATTAGACGGGGGGATAAAAGTCTGGGACCCAACGGAGCCCGAAGGGCGACAATATGTGTTGGACGGACTTCAATGGAGAACCGTTACCTTCAACTTCGCACTGGGCTATCCTTTTTAA
- a CDS encoding TrmH family RNA methyltransferase, which produces MISKNDTKRINQFQQKKFRYKEGVFIAETPKVVEEFLIAGFVRKYWFATDSYEVPKGIQGEPVRISPAEMKGISRLETANTVLAVFEMPTVESIQMEGRVLALDGVRDPGNMGTIIRLADWFGMDEVWISEDCVDIWNPKVVQSSMGSLARVRPKICHLPDAVSTFVSEGGKAYVADMDGESHYSVNWASDCVLIMGNEGVGPSDELVELSKNVVSIPRFGEHGPESLNVAMATGILLAEINRP; this is translated from the coding sequence GTGATCAGCAAGAATGACACCAAACGAATTAACCAATTTCAACAAAAGAAATTTCGGTACAAAGAAGGGGTATTTATTGCTGAGACCCCTAAGGTAGTTGAGGAATTCTTAATTGCTGGCTTTGTGCGTAAATATTGGTTTGCCACAGATTCGTACGAAGTTCCCAAAGGAATTCAAGGGGAACCGGTACGCATTTCTCCTGCAGAAATGAAAGGGATAAGTCGGCTCGAAACCGCAAATACCGTATTGGCTGTGTTCGAAATGCCCACCGTTGAATCGATTCAGATGGAGGGGAGAGTGCTCGCATTGGATGGGGTAAGAGATCCTGGAAATATGGGAACCATCATTCGGTTGGCAGATTGGTTTGGAATGGATGAAGTGTGGATATCTGAAGACTGTGTAGACATTTGGAATCCCAAAGTGGTACAATCGTCCATGGGATCCCTCGCTCGAGTTCGTCCCAAAATTTGTCATCTCCCAGATGCGGTTTCTACCTTTGTGAGTGAAGGAGGTAAAGCCTATGTAGCGGATATGGACGGGGAATCCCACTATTCCGTGAATTGGGCTTCCGATTGTGTTTTGATTATGGGGAATGAGGGAGTAGGGCCGAGTGACGAACTCGTTGAACTCTCTAAAAATGTGGTAAGTATCCCAAGATTTGGTGAGCATGGTCCTGAAAGTCTCAATGTGGCCATGGCTACCGGAATTCTCTTGGCAGAAATCAACCGACCTTAA
- a CDS encoding DMT family transporter, translating to MNAFARHRERLLSTDKSRAVVFMLISVVCFSAMNLVVKFLGNIPAPELVFFRSVVSFTLSLYFIKRRNLSPFGNNKKWLIARGVFGVTALTTFFYTLQELPLATAITLQYLSPIFTAIFATQLLGEKVKSYQWLFFLISFAGIAMIKGFNEDVDLKFLLLGVMSAVFAGLAYNAIGKVKHTDNPVVVVFYFPLIATPIMGVVSIFYWVQPIGWEWLLLILMGVLTQIAQVYMTKAFQSSAISGLTGMKYLGVVFALGFDFFIFHVAYQPMALLGIGLVIAGVLLNLFFKPRKTKKIKVG from the coding sequence ATGAATGCATTTGCTAGGCATCGAGAACGACTCTTAAGCACAGACAAGAGTCGAGCGGTTGTATTCATGCTCATTTCTGTGGTGTGCTTCTCAGCCATGAACTTGGTTGTGAAATTCTTGGGAAACATACCCGCTCCAGAATTGGTCTTCTTCCGAAGTGTGGTTTCATTCACCTTGAGCTTGTATTTCATCAAGCGTCGGAACCTGAGTCCATTCGGGAACAACAAAAAATGGTTAATAGCCAGAGGAGTCTTCGGAGTTACTGCTCTCACCACCTTCTTTTACACACTTCAGGAGCTTCCACTCGCCACAGCCATCACGCTGCAATACCTTTCCCCTATTTTCACAGCAATTTTCGCCACCCAGCTCCTCGGTGAAAAAGTAAAATCCTATCAATGGTTGTTCTTCCTGATCTCCTTTGCAGGAATCGCCATGATCAAAGGATTCAACGAAGATGTAGATTTGAAGTTCTTGCTACTCGGCGTGATGAGCGCGGTTTTTGCGGGATTAGCCTACAATGCGATTGGCAAGGTAAAACACACCGACAATCCCGTCGTGGTGGTATTCTACTTTCCCTTAATCGCAACACCTATCATGGGAGTAGTGAGCATTTTCTACTGGGTACAACCCATAGGATGGGAATGGTTATTATTGATATTGATGGGCGTTCTTACGCAAATCGCTCAGGTATATATGACCAAAGCATTCCAATCGAGTGCCATCAGCGGACTAACGGGGATGAAATACTTGGGGGTGGTATTCGCACTTGGATTCGATTTCTTCATCTTCCATGTAGCCTATCAACCCATGGCACTTTTGGGAATTGGCCTTGTGATCGCAGGGGTTCTTCTCAACCTATTCTTTAAACCGAGAAAGACCAAGAAGATTAAGGTCGGTTGA
- the porT gene encoding type IX secretion/gliding motility protein PorT/SprT, translating into MLKHFKYIFLFLLATSSLISKGQSRNLRLYDQRPIHFGFYVGINMYDFQLRMKEDISQVADFYGVRSEVSPGYSIGIVSDLRLGHHLNFRFLPSFVNTERTLYFDMVNKYSGERLIQERKIESSLVQAPFELKLKSDRIENHRWYVLTGITFSFDLASKEKVEDDLIFKLKSSDLSYDFGVGMDIYFEYFKLSPQIKAFFGVNDLTVQDGTVPVSGLESTRTRGILFCLTFE; encoded by the coding sequence ATGTTGAAACACTTTAAGTACATATTCCTTTTTCTTCTTGCCACCTCTTCACTCATTTCGAAGGGACAGTCAAGGAACCTGCGTTTGTATGACCAAAGACCTATTCACTTTGGTTTCTATGTAGGTATCAACATGTACGACTTTCAATTGAGGATGAAGGAGGACATTTCCCAAGTAGCCGACTTCTACGGAGTTCGCTCTGAAGTGAGTCCTGGTTACAGCATCGGTATTGTTTCGGATCTACGCTTAGGTCACCACCTCAACTTTCGTTTTCTTCCCTCATTCGTGAATACGGAGAGAACGCTTTACTTTGACATGGTGAACAAATACAGCGGGGAGAGATTGATCCAAGAACGAAAGATTGAAAGCTCGCTCGTTCAAGCTCCATTTGAACTGAAACTGAAATCTGACCGAATTGAAAACCACAGATGGTACGTTCTTACGGGCATCACTTTTTCATTCGACCTTGCCTCTAAAGAAAAAGTAGAAGACGATTTGATCTTCAAATTGAAGTCATCCGACCTTTCTTATGATTTCGGCGTTGGAATGGACATCTACTTTGAGTACTTCAAACTCTCTCCACAGATCAAAGCATTTTTTGGGGTGAATGACCTCACCGTTCAAGACGGAACCGTTCCTGTTTCTGGTCTAGAAAGTACCCGCACCCGAGGAATACTTTTCTGCCTCACTTTCGAATAA
- the ubiE gene encoding bifunctional demethylmenaquinone methyltransferase/2-methoxy-6-polyprenyl-1,4-benzoquinol methylase UbiE, whose product MAEVKPYASKEGSKKQQVAEMFDNISARYDFLNHFLSMGIDKGWRRKVVRMIGAKNPSTILDIATGTGDLAIALSKIPNTQITGLDLSAGMLKVGEEKIEKKGLTSQISLQQGDSENLPFEDNSFDAITVAFGVRNFENLEKGLSEIHRVVKPGGTIAVLEFSQPTGFPFKQVYRFYFKYILPTIGRLVSKDESAYTYLPESVDAFPYGDRFVQILNKLGFKKPVAKEVTFGVATIYTATK is encoded by the coding sequence ATGGCCGAAGTAAAGCCTTACGCCTCTAAGGAGGGATCTAAAAAGCAGCAAGTAGCTGAGATGTTCGACAACATTTCTGCACGCTACGATTTCCTCAATCACTTCCTTTCTATGGGAATTGACAAGGGATGGAGACGTAAAGTAGTACGCATGATTGGGGCGAAAAACCCAAGCACCATATTGGATATAGCCACAGGAACAGGTGACCTCGCCATTGCCCTATCTAAAATTCCAAACACTCAAATTACCGGTTTGGATCTTTCTGCGGGCATGTTGAAAGTGGGAGAAGAAAAGATTGAAAAGAAAGGACTTACTTCTCAAATTTCCCTTCAACAAGGAGATTCTGAAAACCTACCTTTTGAAGACAATTCATTTGATGCTATTACCGTAGCCTTTGGTGTGCGCAACTTTGAAAACCTCGAAAAAGGACTGAGCGAAATACACCGCGTGGTTAAGCCCGGTGGAACCATTGCAGTGTTAGAATTCTCTCAACCAACAGGTTTCCCTTTTAAACAAGTATATCGCTTTTACTTCAAGTACATCCTTCCTACCATTGGTAGATTGGTGAGTAAAGACGAATCGGCATATACCTATCTTCCTGAATCGGTAGATGCTTTCCCTTATGGAGATCGCTTTGTTCAAATCTTGAATAAACTCGGATTTAAAAAGCCAGTTGCCAAAGAAGTTACCTTCGGCGTAGCAACAATTTACACGGCTACAAAATAA
- a CDS encoding TrkH family potassium uptake protein, which produces MSDSLKRRVNAFRERVNIKLYDSRDRVLKDLRTAGVLISSLTIFVLIYFHGFQLDLPERAVVEFTVKFSIGFYLLKYVIEFIYSFSPIQHLKETKWEGILMAFLFLNILSINIFGTEIMGFLGGVIGMETLDQFFILFIQGYFLLIVFLELGKASTFLPFASLSPPALLALSFIFLILIGSGLLMLPEMTVPGKVLTYGEALFTSISASCVTGLQVVDTATHFSFKGQFLIMLLFQLGGLNIISFATFFAIFTKKGIGIRHQSLIQANYSNESLTSSAELFRKIIRFTFQIEALGALLIFFSWGDHMTFNSLGQRIFYSFFHSISAFNNAGFSLFTNGLMESPIQQSYLLHIVIACIIIFGGLGFGTIKDLFTLRQVRERMQKPWKTLTTGSKISLYSTGVLLALGFIVFFALEYNNTLSNTSTSSKVVTSFFQSVTTRTAGFNTVDIGSLTLPVLIFFIFLMFIGASTGSTGGGIKTSTFALVFLSAWATIRGKKKVEIFKQTIPWELLNRAFSIFLFSATTMLVGIFILAISDSHLGLARLAFEEVSAFCTVGLSTGITAELSGMGKAVIMVSMFIGRIGTITLAFALSSRKRESNDYKYPKANFMVG; this is translated from the coding sequence ATGTCAGATTCGCTGAAGAGACGAGTCAATGCCTTTCGAGAACGGGTCAACATCAAACTGTATGACAGTAGAGATCGCGTTTTAAAAGACTTGCGCACCGCTGGGGTGCTCATTTCTTCATTGACCATCTTCGTGCTTATCTATTTTCACGGATTCCAACTGGATCTGCCAGAAAGGGCGGTTGTGGAGTTCACCGTGAAGTTCTCCATCGGATTCTATCTACTCAAATATGTGATTGAGTTCATTTATTCCTTTTCGCCTATTCAACACCTGAAGGAGACGAAATGGGAAGGAATACTCATGGCTTTCCTGTTCCTAAACATCTTATCCATCAACATCTTCGGGACCGAGATCATGGGTTTCTTAGGAGGAGTAATTGGGATGGAAACCCTCGATCAATTCTTTATCCTCTTTATTCAGGGGTACTTTCTACTCATCGTATTCTTAGAATTGGGAAAGGCCAGTACTTTTCTGCCCTTTGCCTCATTGAGCCCTCCTGCCCTTCTGGCCTTGTCGTTTATTTTTCTGATTCTGATTGGAAGTGGACTACTTATGCTGCCAGAGATGACGGTACCCGGGAAGGTTCTGACATACGGTGAAGCCCTGTTTACGAGCATATCCGCCAGTTGTGTTACAGGGCTTCAAGTGGTAGATACGGCCACCCACTTCTCATTCAAGGGGCAATTTTTAATTATGTTGCTCTTCCAATTGGGAGGCTTGAATATCATCTCCTTTGCCACCTTCTTTGCCATTTTCACCAAAAAGGGAATCGGCATCCGTCACCAGAGTTTGATTCAAGCGAACTACAGCAATGAATCCCTCACTTCAAGCGCAGAACTCTTCCGAAAGATCATCCGCTTCACCTTTCAAATTGAAGCACTCGGTGCCTTGCTCATTTTCTTTAGCTGGGGAGATCACATGACCTTCAACTCTTTGGGGCAACGAATTTTCTACAGCTTCTTCCACTCCATTTCAGCATTCAACAACGCAGGATTCTCCCTCTTCACCAATGGTTTAATGGAGTCTCCGATTCAGCAATCCTACTTGCTTCACATCGTCATTGCGTGTATCATTATTTTCGGCGGACTCGGCTTTGGAACCATCAAAGATCTATTCACCTTGCGACAAGTTCGTGAGCGGATGCAGAAGCCTTGGAAGACGCTGACAACGGGATCAAAAATTTCACTGTACTCAACAGGAGTCCTCTTGGCGCTGGGGTTCATTGTGTTCTTTGCACTCGAATACAACAATACGTTGAGCAATACCTCAACGAGTTCCAAGGTGGTTACTTCCTTCTTCCAATCGGTTACCACAAGAACAGCTGGATTTAATACGGTAGATATAGGTTCTCTTACTCTACCTGTACTCATCTTTTTTATCTTTTTGATGTTCATTGGAGCATCAACTGGATCTACAGGGGGAGGTATTAAAACGAGTACGTTTGCACTTGTGTTCCTCTCCGCTTGGGCTACCATTCGAGGAAAGAAAAAGGTTGAAATCTTCAAACAGACCATTCCATGGGAGTTGCTTAACCGCGCGTTTAGCATCTTCTTGTTCTCGGCTACTACCATGCTTGTCGGTATATTCATTCTGGCTATATCCGATTCGCATTTGGGATTAGCTCGACTCGCTTTTGAGGAAGTGAGTGCCTTTTGTACTGTGGGACTTTCAACGGGAATAACGGCGGAACTCAGCGGAATGGGAAAAGCCGTGATTATGGTCTCCATGTTTATCGGTAGAATTGGAACCATCACTCTTGCCTTTGCCTTGAGCAGTCGCAAGCGAGAGTCGAACGACTATAAGTATCCGAAGGCCAACTTCATGGTGGGTTGA